CTTCATCTCAAGCAGCGCCGTCTGCAGCTGTTGCCCCTCGCGCTCCACGACACGTCTCGCCCGGGTCTCCAGGTCGGCGGTCAGGAAGAACTTCAGGGCCGGGATGCCGTTCTTCTCCAGCATGTGTGCGACCAGACGGCCTTCGAGTATTATGTCCGGGTTGTCCCGGGAGATCTCCACCATGCGCTCGTCCAGCATCCGGTCGTAGCGCATGTCGCGTTCACACAGGGCCCCGAACTCCGCCAGGGACAGTTTGTGCTCTTTGGCCATCTCCCGGAAGATGTTCCCGGAGACCACGCTTCGGTATCCCAACCGCTTCGACAGCAGGTTGCAGACGGTGGTCTTGCCGGAGCCGATCGGACCGCTGATGGTTATCCTCATACCTTTGCTGCCCTTAGTTCCTTCAGGCGCCTCGCGAACGAGAAGTACCTGAGCGCTCTCGATAGCACCTGTCCGAAAGGAATGCTCACCAATGTGTAGACCAGCACCCACTGGGGGAACAGGTATGCCTCGTTGAAGTTGGCTACGTTCGACCAGGGTACGCTGTAGTAGAGCATTGAGACCGTGGTGCCAGGATGATACACGCCAGACAGACCGGTGACGAAGACCGAGAGCCATGCGAATATCGGGATGACGATGATCATCGATACCGGCAACAGCTTGAACTGGGTCGTGGTCT
This genomic stretch from Methanomassiliicoccales archaeon harbors:
- a CDS encoding AAA family ATPase, which encodes MRITISGPIGSGKTTVCNLLSKRLGYRSVVSGNIFREMAKEHKLSLAEFGALCERDMRYDRMLDERMVEISRDNPDIILEGRLVAHMLEKNGIPALKFFLTADLETRARRVVEREGQQLQTALLEMKEREESEAVRYLSYYGIDIRSEDVYDVVIDTADKTPEQIVDIMIGKVEEWKPQKC